One stretch of Tenacibaculum sp. MAR_2010_89 DNA includes these proteins:
- a CDS encoding SH3 domain-containing protein has product MKLFNLILLFFFSVVFQMVAQEVYITPTKEFEPNQKVYLFGNDVKLREEPNTSSKVISLLKISTEVFVIEKTNKIKLYNGIDWPWYKIKTSNGEEGFLLGGLISKDIKKIKNSIYLISLKKINDDYFVLTRVVNGNEDYIENSTRIATTTFSISVSDNKGVESIKNMIYIDYLAEACGVDGGGYYLFNTGSSLIKAIELSSVADGGLYWLKEDVVFPSDFGGKKDKIILKSERGEMIDEVTEHKKITIETKQFVWQGKELIIDTNKK; this is encoded by the coding sequence ATGAAGTTATTTAATTTAATACTATTATTTTTTTTTAGTGTTGTTTTTCAAATGGTTGCTCAAGAGGTATATATTACACCGACTAAAGAGTTTGAACCCAATCAAAAAGTATATTTATTTGGGAATGATGTTAAGTTACGTGAAGAACCCAATACTAGCTCTAAAGTAATTTCATTATTAAAAATAAGTACAGAGGTATTTGTTATAGAAAAGACTAATAAAATAAAATTATATAATGGAATTGATTGGCCTTGGTATAAGATAAAAACCAGTAATGGAGAAGAAGGTTTTTTATTAGGAGGATTGATATCAAAAGACATTAAAAAAATAAAAAATTCTATATATTTAATTTCTTTAAAAAAGATAAACGATGACTATTTTGTACTTACAAGAGTTGTTAATGGAAATGAAGATTATATAGAAAATAGCACAAGAATAGCTACAACTACTTTTTCAATAAGTGTATCAGATAATAAAGGAGTAGAATCAATAAAAAACATGATTTATATTGATTATTTAGCAGAAGCTTGTGGTGTTGATGGAGGAGGTTATTATTTATTTAATACAGGAAGTTCCTTAATAAAAGCCATTGAATTGTCTTCAGTAGCAGATGGTGGTTTATATTGGTTAAAGGAAGATGTTGTTTTTCCTTCTGATTTTGGTGGTAAAAAAGATAAAATTATTTTAAAAAGTGAACGTGGAGAAATGATAGATGAAGTTACAGAACATAAAAAAATAACAATAGAAACTAAACAATTTGTTTGGCAAGGAAAAGAATTAATTATTGATACTAATAAAAAATAG
- a CDS encoding RsmB/NOP family class I SAM-dependent RNA methyltransferase: protein MRLHRNLVYTVIDSLRDIFNEEVYADKAVEKALKRDKRWGARDRKFVAETIYEIVRWKRLYAEIANVKTPFSRPELWRIFAVWCVLKGIKLPDWNQIEPTPNRRIKGKFDELSKIRKFREAIPDWIDEVCVQELGEELWTKEIAALNKQAQVILRTNTLNISKEKLQKELASEDIDTEFIKGHDDALKLVERANVFKTEAFKKGYFEVQDASSQLVAAYLDVKPGMKVVDTCAGAGGKTLHLASLMENKGQIIAMDIYESKLKKLKVRSRRNGVHNIDTKVIDSTKVIKKLHNKADRVLIDAPCSGLGVIRRNPDSKWKLQPEFLTKIRKTQQEVLQQYSKMVKPGGKLVYATCSILPSENQEQVNTFLASEAGAEFSFVKDNKVLAHLSGFDGFYMALLEKK, encoded by the coding sequence ATGAGATTACATAGAAACTTAGTGTACACGGTTATTGATAGCTTACGTGACATTTTTAATGAAGAGGTTTATGCCGATAAAGCTGTTGAAAAAGCTTTGAAAAGAGATAAGCGTTGGGGGGCTCGTGATAGAAAATTCGTTGCTGAAACCATTTATGAAATTGTACGATGGAAACGATTATATGCTGAAATTGCAAATGTTAAAACTCCTTTTTCACGACCTGAATTATGGAGAATTTTTGCAGTTTGGTGTGTATTAAAAGGAATTAAATTACCTGATTGGAATCAAATAGAACCTACACCAAATAGAAGAATTAAAGGTAAATTTGATGAGCTTTCAAAAATTAGAAAATTTAGAGAAGCTATTCCTGATTGGATTGATGAAGTTTGTGTACAAGAATTAGGTGAAGAACTTTGGACGAAAGAGATTGCTGCTTTAAATAAACAAGCCCAAGTTATTTTACGTACTAATACATTAAACATTTCTAAAGAAAAATTACAAAAAGAATTAGCTTCAGAAGATATTGACACTGAATTTATAAAAGGACATGATGATGCTTTAAAGTTAGTAGAACGTGCTAATGTTTTTAAAACTGAAGCTTTCAAAAAAGGTTATTTTGAAGTACAAGATGCTTCTTCACAACTTGTAGCTGCTTATTTAGATGTTAAGCCAGGTATGAAAGTAGTTGATACTTGTGCTGGTGCAGGTGGTAAAACACTTCATTTAGCTTCTTTAATGGAAAATAAAGGGCAAATTATAGCTATGGATATTTATGAGAGTAAACTAAAAAAATTAAAAGTTCGTTCTCGAAGAAATGGTGTTCATAATATTGATACTAAAGTTATTGATTCTACTAAGGTTATAAAAAAATTACACAATAAAGCAGATAGAGTATTAATTGATGCTCCATGCTCTGGACTTGGTGTGATAAGAAGAAACCCTGATAGTAAGTGGAAATTACAACCTGAGTTTTTAACTAAAATAAGAAAAACACAACAAGAAGTATTACAGCAATACTCTAAAATGGTAAAACCTGGAGGTAAACTTGTTTATGCAACATGTTCTATACTACCTTCTGAAAACCAAGAACAGGTTAACACTTTTTTAGCTTCTGAAGCAGGAGCAGAATTTTCTTTTGTTAAGGATAATAAAGTATTGGCTCATCTTTCTGGTTTTGATGGTTTCTATATGGCTTTACTAGAAAAGAAATAG